DNA from Acetobacter aceti NBRC 14818:
AAGCACGAAAACCATGTGGCACCTGTCTGCCAGCGTAGCCTGCCCGCTGCAGAAGATAACCGAGAGCGTTTTCGCTCATCGGGCGATGGGCCCACCGCGCATTAGGAAAAACAAGAGGGCCTCTGCCCGTCAGCGTAGAGACCGCATCAAGAATGTCCCGTGCCTGACGCGATAAGGGAACAACGTGCTCACGCCGCATCTTCATGCGCTCTGCTGGAATGACCCAGGTGGTTCTGTCCGCAGACACCTCATGCCAGGCCATTGCATGTACTTCACCGGGACGCACAGCAGTCAGAGCCAGAAAACGCATCGCCAGAAGCGTAACCGGGTGGGCCGGGATGGCTTCGACGTCCTGGAAGAGGCGTCTCAGCGCATCAAGATCAATGAGGGCAGGTTGTCGTCCTTTCTTCAGAGGAGCCAGAGCGCCTTTGATAACGGCGGCGGGATCATGAGAACCCAGCCCATGCGCGATACCGAACAGAAAAATAGCACTTAATCTCTGTCTGATCCGGCGCGCCGTTTCCTTCGCACGCCCAGCTTCAATTTTCCTGATTGCTTCAAGGACCATCGGAGCAGTGATATCGTCCAGGTCGATGTGCCCCAGATGCGGCCAGATCAGACGCTCAAGACTCGTTCGAACGTCTTCACTGTGTCGGGGTGTCCACCGGGCAGATTGAGTCTGAATCCACATTTCGCCGACATGCTGCAGCTGTCTATCAGTGCGCCTGGCTTGCGCTTGTCTCTGACGACGGGTCAGAGATGGATCACGGCCCGCCCGCAGCTCCGCGCGTGCCTGATCACGGGCGTCACGGGCCGCTGCAAGCGTCACCTCAGGGTAAGCGCCAAAAGCGAGCAGCTTTTCCCGCCCACCAAAGCGATACTTCATGCGCCACAGACGCGAGCCATTTTTCTGGACCAGAATGAACAGTCCGCCTGTATCGGCAAGCTTGTATGGCTTCTCTCGGGGTGCGAGGCGACGCAGCTGAACGTCTGTCAGCATTGATACCCCAACACCAGAAATGATACCCCCATATCTACCCCCACAATGCATGAGCTTGAAGGAACATCACAGCGCGTCATAGAGCACATAAGTGGCAGAAAACTGCCAGTCTTTCTGTGCTTGAAACGCTATAGACTGCTATGGGATATATCAACTGGCGGAGAAGGTGGGATTCGAACCCACGGTACCCATAAGGCACAACGGTTTTCGAGACCGCCCCAATCGACCACTCTGGCACCTCTCCGTAACGCCTTGCAGCGCTCGCAGCGAGCTTTTAGGCAAAGTTTTCATCAGGCACAAGAGGGGAATTGCGTCTCTGTCTGTTTTCGGTTGACGAAAAACCCGTCTCCCGCGTAAAAGCCCCTCTCCACCGCCGTAAGGTGGGGCAGACTGCGCAACAGCGGTCAACGAGAAAAAGCGACTGGACTGATCGCCTGCGTGAAAGCGCCGCGAGATGTCGATTGATCGGAAAGAGACGAGTTTCATTATGTTCGCAGTTATCCGCACCGGCGGTAAGCAGTATCGCGTTACGCCAAACAGCGTGCTCAAGATCGAAAAGCTTGAAGCTGAAGCTGGTTCGACCATCACATTCTCCGATGTTCTCGCTGTCGGCGGTGAAGCTGGTACGACCATCGGCGCTCCGCTGGTTGCTGGCGCCTCCGTGACAGCCACGGTCATCGCGCAGGACCGCCTTGCGAAGATCATCATCTTCAAGAAGCGTCGTCGTCAGAACAGCCGTCGCAAGAATGGTCACCGCCAGCCGGTCACCGTTGTTCGTATTGGCGAGATCAAGGCTGCCTGATCTCTCTTCGTGAGGTTGATCACAGGCAGGCATTAAGCAGGAGTAAGGTTCATGGCACAAAAGAAAGCAGGCGGTTCGTCCCGTAACGGACGCGACAGTGCAGGCCGTCGTCTTGGTGTGAAGAAGTTCGGTGGCGAAAGCGTCGTCGCTGGCAACATCATCGTCCGTCAGCGCGGCACGAAGATGCTGGCTGGTGCGAATGTTGGCGTTGGTCGCGACCACACGCTTTTCGCGCTGTCAGACGGCAACGTGCGCTTCCAGCGTCGTGGTGACGACCGCGTTCATGTTTCGGTCGAGGCTCTGCCGCTCGCAGCTGAGTAAAAGGCCCTGCGCGGGATCCCCCGCGTCTAGACGCAAGACAGGGGCCGATCCGGTTTGGATCGGCCCTTTTTGTATCCCTGTCAGGGCTTTTGTCGCCTGCAGGATGTCAGGTGACAGTGATGAAGTTTCTCGATCAGGCCAAAATCTATGTACGCTCGGGTGACGGCGGTGATGGTGTCACCGCTTTCCGGCGTGAAAAATATATCGAGTTTGGTGGTCCTGACGGCGGCAAGGGTGGCCGGGGTGGAGACATCATTTTCGAGGCTGTCGATAACCTCAATACGCTGATCGACTTTCGCTACACCCAGCATTTCCGGGCGCGTAAAGGCGGCAACGGTGCTGGTTCCGACCGTACGGGTGCTGCTGCGCAGGACGTCGTGATTCAGGTGCCGGTGGGCACCCAGATCATGGATGATGACAGGGAGACGCTGCTTGCTGATCTCGACAAGGCAGGCAAGCGCATCGTGCTGTGCAAGGGCGGCGACGGCGGTTTTGGTAATGCTCATTACAAGACCAGCACCAATCGTGCACCGCGTCGCTCTGACAAGGGATGGCCGGGTGAAGAGCGGTGGGTATGGCTGCGTCTGAAGCTGATCGCGGACGCCGGTCTGGTTGGCCTCCCCAATGCCGGGAAATCGACGTTTCTTTCTGTCGTGTCGGCAGCCCGTCCGAAAATTGCGGACTATCCGTTCACAACGCTTCATCCGCAACTCGGTGTTGTCCGTCTGTCGATGACGGAAGAATTCGTGCTGGCCGATATTCCTGGACTGATTGAGGGCGCTCATGAAGGTCATGGTCTCGGCGACCGTTTCCTTGGGCATGTCGAACGCTGCGCTGTTCTGCTCCACCTGATTGATGGTGCTGCGGGCGATGTGGTTGAGGCATGGCGCACCATCCGGACCGAGCTTGATGAGTACGGTGGTGGTCTGGCCGAAAAGCCGGAAATCATCGTTCTCAATAAGGCTGACGCCATGACGCCACAGCAGATTTCCGGTCGCAAGCGTGCGCTGGAAAAGGCTTCAGGCTCAAAGGTCATGGTCATGTCCGGTGTCGCGCGGCAGGGCGTCGATGACGTGTTGCGGGCGCTGTATGATGTGGTTGCAGCTGCGCGTGCCGAGCGTGTTGAAAATGCTGAAACGGACGACTCTGAAGCATGACGGATTCAGTCACACCTTCGCTGGCGCAGGCGCGACGCGTGGTCGTCAAGATCGGCAGCGCCCTTCTTGTCGATCCGGAACTTGCGGCCCCTCGTGAAGCGTGGCTGGCCAGCGTTGCCGATGATATTGCGGCGCTGCGTGCTTCCGGCACCGAGGTTGTGCTTGTCTCTTCCGGGGCTATTGCGCTGGCGCGTCATGCGCTGGGGATGCCGCATCGGGCGCTACGTCTGGAAGAAAAGCAGGCAGCGGCGGCTGTCGGTCAGATCAGACTGGCGCAGGCATGGAGCAGTGTGCTGTCCGAACGTGGGGTGACCGCTGCCCAGTTGCTGCTGACACCCGATGATACGGAAGATCGTCGCCGTTATCTGAATGCGCGGGCAACGCTCGACACGCTTCTCGGTCTTGGCTGTGTGCCGGTTATCAATGAAAACGATACGGTTGCGACGGCGGAAATCCGGTTTGGCGACAATGATCGCCTGGCGGCCCGTGTCGCGCAGATGATCGATGCCGACCAGTTGATTCTGCTGTCTGACATTGACGGGCTCTACACCGCTGACCCCAGAAATGATCCGGACGCGCAGCACATTCCGGTGGTCGGCGCGATGACTGCCGAAATTGATGCGATGGGGGGAGCTCCTCCGCCGGGTTATTCTTCCGGCGGTATGCGCACGAAGCTCGTGGCGGCTCATATTGCTACGGATTCCGGCTGTGCGATGGCCATTGCTCTGGGCAAGCGGCCCCATCCATTGGCGGCTCTACGCGATGGTGCGCGTTGCACATGGTTTCTGCCGGGAACCGATAGTCGCTCCGCCCGTAAACGCTGGATTGCCGGTGGTCTGACGCCCATGGGTGACATCACCATTGATGACGGTGCGATACGGGCGCTGGTGCAGGGAGGCTCTCTGCTGCCAGCTGGCGTGACGATGGTTGAAGGTGAGTTCAGCCGCGGCGATCTGGTGCGTGTGGTCAGCAAAACCGGTGACGAACTTGGGCGTGGGCTGTCCGCCTATAAGGCAGAAGATGCGCGTCGGATTGCCGGTCGTCGTTCAGAAGAGTTTGAGAGTGTGCTCGGTTGGCAGGGGCATGACGAACTGATTCACCGCGATAATCTGGTCCTGCTTTGAGTGACTAAAGATGGCGGTGTGCCTGTGAAATCCGACGACTTCAGTGGTGAGGGGAAACGTTCATGAATGCACAGGACATCATCACCCAGCTTGGACTTGCGCCACATCCTGAAGGGGGCTGGTATCGCGAGACATGGCGCGATCGTCACTTCGGGCATGATGAACGAGGCTGCGCATCGCTGATCTATTATCTGCTGGAACGCGGCCAACGCTCGCATTGGCATAAAATCGACGCATCGGAGATCTGGCTGCATCAGGGTGGGGGAACATTGCGCCTGCATACATGGTCCGGCGGAGAGGTGACGACGTGCTGTCTTGGGCAGGACCTTGCTGATGGTGAGGTGCTTCAGGCCTGTGTCGAGCCGGGTGAGTGGCAGGCGGCGGACACGGACGCGGATTGGGTGCTGGTCAGTTGCATGGTGGCGCCGGGCTTTATGTTTTCAGAATTCGAGATGGCTCCTCCCGGATGGGCTCCCGGTCATCCGGAGTAGGGCGCAAGCGGTACTGATGACTGTTCCTGTTTCTGGATCAGTTTGTACGCATCGCTGTCCCGCGTTTGTGGCCCTGTTATCCTTTCGATCATGATCCCACATTTAGGTCTGAAAATTTCATGATCAGAACAGGATGAAATCGACATGGCTGACAAACTTCCTCATGAAACAAGCAGTTTGCATGCTCTTGCCGAGCGGGCAGTCAAGGAGCCCAAGCTTCTGACGAAAGCTGAAGTCACGGAGCTGGCGAATTTTGTGCTCAAGGGCGGGGAACATGCCTCGGAGCTGGAGCGCGAGATTGCGAAAAAGGCACAACATAATCCTGAAGGCGTAGAGAAGTCCAACATCGTGACTCTCGCCCGCAAGGTGCTGGACCGGAAATAGGAGCAAGATCATGACGACACATCACGAACCATCCGCCGAGAATCTCGCTCACCGTCTGAAAGAGGTAGAGCGTGAACTGGCCCGTGCCGAAAAGGACAATCCGGAACATGTGCATGCACTGACAGAAGAGAAGAAAAAGCTCGAAAGTCAGCTCTCTCAACGCTGAGAGACACTCAAAAGCCTGCAAGAAGAGCAAGAGGCTTTCAATCTATAAGGATTGAAAGCCTCTTTTCTTTCCGTATGCCCGGACAGACTTACTCTCCGGTCACCTGCAAATAAGACGCCATAACCCGCTTGGCTCCGGCTTTTTCAAACGCCACTTCTGCCGAGCCACGATCCGCGCCAATCACCACGCCATAGCCGAACTTCTGGTGAAAAACCCGTGCGCCGACTTCGATTTTGGGCGCACTTTCCGCCAGTTCGTCATGCACTGAACGACGCTTCTTTGCGACCAGCGGCGACATTGAACCTGTCACCTCATCAGTGAATACGCTGGGGCGGAAAAAGCCGGAGTAGTCCTGACGGGCCTTCCGGGTGGCAGTCTCGCCCTCGCGATCCACGTATTCGTCGGGAAGTTCATCGAGAAAGCGGCTCGGCATGGATTCCTGCCAGTTGGCGTAAATCCGGCGATTGGCCGCATGCAGGATCGTGGCGCGGTAGCGGGCGCGGGTGATTCCGACATAAGCCAGACGCCGCTCTTCTTCGAGCCCCTTGTCTCCACCTTCATCCACCGTGCGCTGGGAAGGGAATACGCCTTCCTCCCAACCGGGAAGATAGACGGTATCGAACTCCAGCCCTTTTGCGCCATGCAGGGTCATGACCGAGACGCGCTCGTTCTCGTTCGTGCCTTCCGCATCCATCACAAGAGCGATGTGTTCGAGAAATTCTCCGAGCGTGCCAAAGTCGGCGAGGGCGCGGATCAGTTCTTTTAGGTTGTCCAGCCGTCCTGGGGCGTCGGGGGATTTGTCCTCACGCCACATTTCCAGATAGCCGCTGTCTTCGAGCAATGCGCCGACAGCGACAACATGGCCTTCCTTTTCAAGGAGCGCACGCTGCTGAACGAAACAGTCCTGAAAAGCAGCCAGTTTCTCTGCTGATTTTCCCTTGAAGCCCTTTGATTCAAGGAGTGCTCCAAGCGCCACGTAGAGAGAGCTTCTCTGGCCGCGGGCCTGCGCATGCAGTTTCTGGAGAGCGGCAGGGCCAACGCCACGTTTGGGAAGGTTGACGATACGCTCGAAGGCCAGATCGTCTGCAGGGTTGATCAGCAGTCGCATATAGGCGATCGCATCGCGGATTTCGGCGCGTTCATAGAAGCGAAGACCGCCGACGATACGATAAGGGATGCCGGTCTGCACTAGCCGTTCTTCAAAGGAGCGTGTCTGAAATCCGGCCCGCACAAGAATGGCGAATTCGCCAAGTGGGTGCCCGTTGCGCCACAGATTTTCGATGCGACTGCACACTTCCCGAGCCTCGGCGTCGGAATCCCACACGCCAACGACATGCACCAGTTCGCCCTGTGCGTCGTCCCGACCGGGGCGGAGAGTCTTGCCCAGACGGCCTTCATTGTGAGCAATCAGACCGGCGGCGGCTCCCAGAATCTGTGCGGTCGAGCGGTAGTTGCGTTCCAGACGGACAATCTTCGCGCCGGGGAAATCCTTCTCGAAGCGGAGGATGTTTTCCACTTCCGCGCCGCGCCATGAATAGATCGACTGGTCGTCATCCCCGACACAGCAGATGTTGGAAGGTTCACCCTCACGGCGTGCGAGCAGGCGCAGCCAGAGATACTGGATCGTGTTGGTGTCCTGATATTCGTCGACCAGAATATAGCGGAACAGACGTTGATACTGTTCCAGCACATCCGGGCGGGTGCGCAGGATTTCAACCACATGCAGCATCAGGT
Protein-coding regions in this window:
- a CDS encoding tyrosine-type recombinase/integrase, with product MLTDVQLRRLAPREKPYKLADTGGLFILVQKNGSRLWRMKYRFGGREKLLAFGAYPEVTLAAARDARDQARAELRAGRDPSLTRRQRQAQARRTDRQLQHVGEMWIQTQSARWTPRHSEDVRTSLERLIWPHLGHIDLDDITAPMVLEAIRKIEAGRAKETARRIRQRLSAIFLFGIAHGLGSHDPAAVIKGALAPLKKGRQPALIDLDALRRLFQDVEAIPAHPVTLLAMRFLALTAVRPGEVHAMAWHEVSADRTTWVIPAERMKMRREHVVPLSRQARDILDAVSTLTGRGPLVFPNARWAHRPMSENALGYLLQRAGYAGRQVPHGFRASFSSIMNEHYPQDRAVIDLMLAHSNQNRVEAAYNRALHMERRQELAQIWADLLMSDAADAVTLLQHRKR
- the rplU gene encoding 50S ribosomal protein L21, which encodes MFAVIRTGGKQYRVTPNSVLKIEKLEAEAGSTITFSDVLAVGGEAGTTIGAPLVAGASVTATVIAQDRLAKIIIFKKRRRQNSRRKNGHRQPVTVVRIGEIKAA
- the rpmA gene encoding 50S ribosomal protein L27 yields the protein MAQKKAGGSSRNGRDSAGRRLGVKKFGGESVVAGNIIVRQRGTKMLAGANVGVGRDHTLFALSDGNVRFQRRGDDRVHVSVEALPLAAE
- the obgE gene encoding GTPase ObgE → MKFLDQAKIYVRSGDGGDGVTAFRREKYIEFGGPDGGKGGRGGDIIFEAVDNLNTLIDFRYTQHFRARKGGNGAGSDRTGAAAQDVVIQVPVGTQIMDDDRETLLADLDKAGKRIVLCKGGDGGFGNAHYKTSTNRAPRRSDKGWPGEERWVWLRLKLIADAGLVGLPNAGKSTFLSVVSAARPKIADYPFTTLHPQLGVVRLSMTEEFVLADIPGLIEGAHEGHGLGDRFLGHVERCAVLLHLIDGAAGDVVEAWRTIRTELDEYGGGLAEKPEIIVLNKADAMTPQQISGRKRALEKASGSKVMVMSGVARQGVDDVLRALYDVVAAARAERVENAETDDSEA
- the proB gene encoding glutamate 5-kinase, translated to MTDSVTPSLAQARRVVVKIGSALLVDPELAAPREAWLASVADDIAALRASGTEVVLVSSGAIALARHALGMPHRALRLEEKQAAAAVGQIRLAQAWSSVLSERGVTAAQLLLTPDDTEDRRRYLNARATLDTLLGLGCVPVINENDTVATAEIRFGDNDRLAARVAQMIDADQLILLSDIDGLYTADPRNDPDAQHIPVVGAMTAEIDAMGGAPPPGYSSGGMRTKLVAAHIATDSGCAMAIALGKRPHPLAALRDGARCTWFLPGTDSRSARKRWIAGGLTPMGDITIDDGAIRALVQGGSLLPAGVTMVEGEFSRGDLVRVVSKTGDELGRGLSAYKAEDARRIAGRRSEEFESVLGWQGHDELIHRDNLVLL
- a CDS encoding cupin domain-containing protein, which produces MNAQDIITQLGLAPHPEGGWYRETWRDRHFGHDERGCASLIYYLLERGQRSHWHKIDASEIWLHQGGGTLRLHTWSGGEVTTCCLGQDLADGEVLQACVEPGEWQAADTDADWVLVSCMVAPGFMFSEFEMAPPGWAPGHPE
- a CDS encoding ATP-dependent helicase, which gives rise to MTTSSHLDRLNPEQLAAIETTEGPLLVLAGAGTGKTRVLTTRFAHILLSHRAKPWQVLTVTFTNKAAREMRERIGRILGEPAEGLWLGTFHALCARMLRRHAEYVGLTSGFLILDTDDQMRLLKQVVEPWRIDVKRWPLNGLLGIIQRWKDRGLIPDGITPAESTDYADGHARAIYAAYQSRLRELNACDFGDLMLHVVEILRTRPDVLEQYQRLFRYILVDEYQDTNTIQYLWLRLLARREGEPSNICCVGDDDQSIYSWRGAEVENILRFEKDFPGAKIVRLERNYRSTAQILGAAAGLIAHNEGRLGKTLRPGRDDAQGELVHVVGVWDSDAEAREVCSRIENLWRNGHPLGEFAILVRAGFQTRSFEERLVQTGIPYRIVGGLRFYERAEIRDAIAYMRLLINPADDLAFERIVNLPKRGVGPAALQKLHAQARGQRSSLYVALGALLESKGFKGKSAEKLAAFQDCFVQQRALLEKEGHVVAVGALLEDSGYLEMWREDKSPDAPGRLDNLKELIRALADFGTLGEFLEHIALVMDAEGTNENERVSVMTLHGAKGLEFDTVYLPGWEEGVFPSQRTVDEGGDKGLEEERRLAYVGITRARYRATILHAANRRIYANWQESMPSRFLDELPDEYVDREGETATRKARQDYSGFFRPSVFTDEVTGSMSPLVAKKRRSVHDELAESAPKIEVGARVFHQKFGYGVVIGADRGSAEVAFEKAGAKRVMASYLQVTGE